AAAAAATATAACCAACGTTGTTCACACGATGAAAGAAAACTTTATCAGAGGACCAATTATCTTCAAGGAGGTCCATGTTATTAGTATTAGTTTAACTTTTAATTCTAACTAAATATTTGTAGTCTTACACAACTTTTCTTGAATATTTTTAGAGAGTTGAATGAGGTAGAAACCAAATTTAAATGTTCTATACTACGTGCACACATTTCTACGAAGAAATTTGGAATGTcgtttttagtttttgattttggCTGTTTAATTATGACCATGCTTACAaaaatgacaaaataaaaattattgattacctaaaattagaaaaatataCAAGAAAATTATTTTAGTAACAATTGTCTCATGAAAATATTAGAAAACAATTATAATTTTCTTTTCGAATCAAATTAGATCAACTTTTAACGCTtccaaattaaaatataaaaatttattatACACACACAAGAAAACTAACACAATAAATCCGTGAAAATTGATTGAAATAATAaactctattttttatttttacatgaaattTATACTTTACTCCTTCTAGAATAGTATCAACGTCTTATGCCAGTTAGACGGCGTCCTGCTTTATGTCTTTTTAGAATGATAATAAGAATAcatagtttttttaaaaaataaaaataaaataattctaAATCTTCAAAGTTATATGATCTTGTTGAAACTAAAGAGGATGCATGGCTTATAAATtatagtaataaaattataaaactgaaATGATTTTATGTTAAATATATTGACTGGGATGATTGAGAACTCTTGTGGAACAAAATTCCTTCTGTTGagtgataataggtgaattggacTATAATTAAGCCCTAAAGAAacaccttcttgtatagtttttatggtaaaaagtaataacaaaatgctctgatagtgtttttcatgctttgcaggctatatacaataaaagaagtctatggagtacttttgggatcaattacgaagaaaaagaggccaatcttacaatatccgctaagtgcaccacgcgaaggcagcaaaaccagaactggagatggACTGTCGCGGTCCCGGCGTAACCGCGGTCGGACCGAGGCAGAAGGCTGTTGCTGATTCTGAGAGGCTAGTTGGTCGCGGTCCTggcgtaaccgcggtaggaccgcgaTAGGAAGCGAAAAATTGAGGGActgaagtgcaaaacacgggatttttagcccaaaaccctatattaaacaatagaacTCGTCCAAGGGAGGCATGTAATGTTTTAGAAAGTATTTTGGCAAGagaaacaagtgtgagagatcacccaaaacatcatatttttcttcttctctttatttttcttacaATTTAGATCATGAATATTTTcttagtttatttacccattgtcatgagtagctaaatcctttgtctaggattttgatggaacctattgaaggatgaacttcttgattatgttaatatagtttgccagtttaatctctatttgttcaactacgtgtttgttgtagttaattgacaggatcctcagttagctgtgcctatttagtatgcataactcgggagagagtgcatatttaggtaattgttgaacaacatcactcccaaagtataagagggatctataactgcgggtttaaaggcgggattagggataacgaagtcttgggtgcaatctaaagtgaactataataaacaaagccagctagcgtatctcgggagagtgcgtctagtaaattatcgtgattactcgggatagattcacggtaaaaagagtgttcatggttgatagagatgtgttggtaaatctatatgaaacataaaataggggaaatcactaccttagaaccttctcattattgttcacaacttaagcatatttagtttacaactgtttattgactttcaatcttagttattaaatataccatcaactgttattcacaacgtttggggaagttgattctaaagaatttagtaagtccaacgaaagtaattgataggttaattctctgtggattcgactctgggcataaatactcaggttatatttgcaacgtccgcattgtccttttataaggtatagttgggcatgatcaaattttggtgtcgttgccgggaaattaacggtgttatcaattacaattgaaagaatTACAAAAATTCTTATTGTAGTCATTttttctctatacccaatttttacattgaaattttaacgtctgttgacttggttgcacaggtgcatgcctagaaactcatcgagatctggtgaagtatttgaagcattatcagatcccgagaaagttttcaaggccttgaatcagGCTAatcggaaaaacaaacaacaaccaacAACTGCACAATTCGAAACAGTCATGGGGGATCACGAGGAAAACCCAGCGGTACCAATAGTGCCAGAGGCTACtctctatgactgggcacaacccacaactAAAAATCTGTCCACAGCCTTTGTAGTTCCGCAGATATAGGCTGTGTCATTCCAAATTATGAATAACATGCTGCACTTatgcagaacaagggactattttcggggtcgcaagtcgaagatcctcagcagcacttgaagaacttcctctctatctgcaaaacccaaaggcagcccaacgtGACTCCTGAAGCAATCAAtctgttattgtttccattctcagtgacaggagcttCCCAAACTTGGCTAAACTCACTTCCCATAAATTCTataacaacttgggatgagttagtcaggcaattccataacaacttccacccacccaataagactgcttaacaaattgatgaaattttgagttttaaacaaagaacaatgGAGACACTGTATGAAACATGGGAGCGCTTTaaagggatgttggttatatgctcgcaccatggtattccagatctgatgttggggcagcggttttacatgggattgtcagatagcgtgaagaacattgttgatgcttcagctggtggagcatttttgagcaaaacatggagagaaggccagagtctgcttgacaagatggcacaaaattcgggatggacaaccaggaatgcacctatcactccagtggtttcactcagtgcccttagatccatccaactctatggctgaaaatatggccaccttattgacacagatgagtatactcaccaaaaaggtggaagagtcagggcagaagcagcaggtacacatcgtagatactaccaatTAGGGCTTGTgcgcatcttgcattagtcagccaatcggtaaccaatggaatgcagaacatgatcatcacCACTACCGTgaagacatgaattatgtgtctaattatggaggccagagacagggtggtcagaattggggccaaCAAAATCAGCAATACAGGTCAGTCCATCCACATTTCAAcaatggaaacatgggaggtatgagaccccttaacaatatggcaccttacccaaggccacagggatataataatcagaatcagcagcaggggtatcaccctcctcagcagcagcatggtggaaggcaggaagatgggtttgctagacttaaggcaatgatgcagcaggttgtTGGGTCTAATGCAAAGATTAATGAGAGAGTGGATGCACAGGATGCAGCaatcaagaatattgaagtgcaggtGGGCCAAATTTCtatgtctctgaacaatcgtcctcatgggacactacctgcagacacccagataaatccaaaagatcaaggcccaaagcagctgatggcggtaagtctacgtaatggcagagaTCTGGATGTagagcaagagagagctcgagaAACTAGACAGCTGAGACACTtataccagtgcccattgagctggatgagtcAACAAAACTGACGGAGGTGCCAGTCCAGACCGCCCAGGAAGAAAATAGCATCCAGAATGTGATcgagaaagaagctgagacagtCCAGGAACCAGTAGTTGATGTAGCAGCTGATAAAGATCAATCCCAGTTGATTGGGAAGAAGAAACCTCCTGCACCTTTCCCTCAGAGGCTGGCTAAGTATCAAAAGGAGGAACAATACAAGAAGTTCTTCgaaatgctgaaacaaatccaggtaaacatACCATTGATTGAAGCTTTGAAGGAGATTcctgggtatgcaaaaatgatgaaggacttgatgtcccaaaAGTTttatttccaagacttggccacagttactcttactcagacatgtagtgcagtggtgactagaccaattgcaGAAAAGTTGTCTGACCCAGggagctttacaattccatgcactattggtaattttgcttttgctaaagcactgtgtgatctaggggccagcataaatcttatgcccctggcgatttataagaggttgggcattggaagagctagacccacctctatgttgttgcagctggctgacaggacAGTGAAACGACCCTCTGGTATACTGGATGATGTGCTAgttcaggtagggaaatttgtgttccctgcagattttgtgatcttagactgcagaatggatgaagagattcccataattttgggaagaccattcttggccacagggagagctctcattgattgtgaaactgaAGAGCTCAAGATGAGGTATTTCCAAGTTCCTGAAGAGACTGATGCAATGAAGTCCATGACGGAAGAACTAGAGCAAGTTGCATTGTTCGAAGAATTCCTAGAAAGGAAATTCCATTTAGGAACAAGACTGCACCCGGAGCTCAGATCTGGTTTTATTGAATTCCTTAAAATTAACCCTGATTGATCACTAATCTTGGTACAAAACATCAGTCTTTTCTATTACCGAAAGCGCGACAATTGATGTGGGCACCAATTTCTCTTCTCAACACTTGCCATTCCAAAATGTATCCCAAACACACCACCCTGCAGGATGGCTCACAAAACCTATAGTTataggaaaagaaaaacatataGATAGATTATTATATTATTGATGTTTATCCGTAAAatcggtacagttgaatttatacgtggtttctagacaagtgaactaatttgatcatgaaataaagaaataactgATGAAATATATAATACTTAGCCATAAATATAGATGAAATAGCATAGTTGACAAATCCGGGaacaaggtttcagggcacaacaATGATGAGATCAAGAGCAAGAAAGTAAAATTGTATTAAGCTTTATATAAAATATAGTATAAGTTAGCCAGAAAATTCGTGTCCTTTACAATGACAACTGAGCTCTCTATTTATAGCTATGTCTTGGAAGGAGGTCCTAGGATCGTGTCctcctttaatgtcaattatgagggccaCTGATGATAATGTAACAGTAGATATAAATGCCAAATTCCCTGTAACGGGCCATTGCTATTAATGCTGCAGAATATTCCTAATTAAATGCTACCGGACATAGAGCATTTAATACACTTTTCTATGAACATTATCCCTTTCAGTGACAAGTGAAATATCTACATTCGGTGGTCATCTCCGTCTTGGGTTCCACGGGCCCTTCCTTTAGATGACCATGTGTCATATCAtatttaccctatacagatagccCCCCTGCTTTTCTGTGACATAACTTCGTGTTACCGGAAGTTGGTAGAAATACTCTTTTTGACGGGAATTACTATAACTCCCTTCGCAGGCTTCTAACGGTTGATTAGACGCAcgtctctccgcatttaatgcCCCGAACACGCGTCATCCCACGATTCAGCACAACCTTTGCCGATTATCGAGGTAATCATGGCAATGAATTTAGCCGCCAAAATTTTACTTATATGCATcatcctcttttttcttttcctttgtattcCATAATTTCTCGAACTTCTAACTTGCATCTTTGTTTTCGATCCTTTCTCTAATTCCCTTCGAACCAAAACCTTTTCCTTCCTCTTATTCAATGGCTTCTTCTTTGAAATGCACCGGTTCTTCAAAGAACAAGAATAAGACCGAGGATTCTACTCCTCCAACGGTGAGTTCCATCATCCCCAGAAGTTTTAATACCATAAAAGACTTCGAAGAGAAATTCCCTACTGCTAACCCTCTTTATACCAGGTAGTATTGGGGCGAGGTGATCCGATAGGACATGGGAATTTGGGGCAAAATTATGCTGTCTCTTCTGAAGATCCACAAAGGAGGAGGAATGTTACTTTTTCGGTCTCTACCAGGTGCAACCTGTTTTCCCAGCCAGTGGATCTTGCTaaccatttgaagcctttggcttcaTAGAAAGATTGGGAAAAGGTTCAGGCCTGTTGAACAATGCCATGCAT
The Nicotiana sylvestris chromosome 11, ASM39365v2, whole genome shotgun sequence DNA segment above includes these coding regions:
- the LOC138881101 gene encoding uncharacterized protein → MMQQVVGSNAKINERVDAQDAAIKNIEVQVGQISMSLNNRPHGTLPADTQINPKDQGPKQLMAVPVQTAQEENSIQNVIEKEAETVQEPVVDVAADKDQSQLIGKKKPPAPFPQRLAKYQKEEQYKKFFEMLKQIQVNIPLIEALKEIPGYAKMMKDLMSQKFYFQDLATVTLTQTCSAVVTRPIAEKLSDPGSFTIPCTIGNFAFAKALTVKRPSGILDDVLVQVGKFVFPADFVILDCRMDEEIPIILGRPFLATGRALIDCETEELKMRYFQVPEETDAMKSMTEELEQVALFEEFLERKFHLGTRLHPELRSGFIEFLKINPD